The window CTTCGTATTACAAATAGATTCATCTTACCTGATTCAGCCTTGGGTGCCAAGCACATTGGACAACActacaagtaggagatattccAACTCTTGACACCAATTCTAGTTTCACTCGATCATAAAAGCATAGCAAGCCTCCAGTTGTGCTATCTCTTTCAACTGATGTTCCAGTCAAGAAGAGCTGCTCATCAGGGCTAAACGCAATATTTGTCTGAGCATAATGGTTTGGCAGATCATCAAACACTCGAAGAGGTTCTTTCACATGACGTAAATCCCACACCTGGcacaaatttgaaaaaaagTAAAGAACATGCAAAGCACAAGGACAACCACCTCAGGCAGCAAATTTTCCACAGACAAACTAATACCTTCAGTGATCCATCAAAGCTTCTTGACAACAATATTCTTCCATCACTGGAAAAATTAATGCCAGTGATCTCGTCTGAATGACCATGAGGAACATGTATGTCAGGCCTGCTTCCCCATCCAGGCTTGATATTCCATATCTGAATGAGGAGAAACTTGCTTAAGAAAAGAGTAATGAAGGAAAGCAAAAGATAAGGATTTAGATTAGACTTAACAATCAATTCTAAATTCTATAAAATAAAAGGTCAGATTCTTGGTTTGacacaataaagaaaaaaacagaCAGAACGATTTTACCTGTATAGAACCATCTCCAATACCACCTGCAATGCATTTTCCTTCACGATCCCAAGCACAAGTGGTAACAGGCACTCGTCCTGGCCTAGAAAGTTTTGGTTTAATAACCTACAGATGAAAAGATCAAGCTACTCAGCATCCAGTGACTCCACAAAAGTAAACTAACTCCAAGTGGAACGTCATAACTGCAATTTTGGTTTTACAAATGAGCAATAAGGCATATGTAGCATGCATGATACCACCACAGTGGATAACAACAAATGAAGGATCACACTATAAATAAAACAACAATAgatgttaaaaagaaaaagaagaagattgaCAACTTGTTTGACTCGGACCCAACTTCAACAGTGTCTAACAAACTCGTTAGTAGATGAGCGAGCGAGGCACTATCTATGAAGCATGCAGCTGTCTGTAAATAAAACATGGGCTCCACCCTGACAAGGTATAGCGGCCTTCACCCTTAACTACGTAatggggaaatttttttttcctaattccTTATCCTTGTGAAGTTAATCAGGTTAACAAGGAGGCTAAGTAAACCATGCTTGACCACAATAACTTGACTAATCAGAAAACGATCTGTTTTGGAGGCCATATTCTTGCCATGCTAGAACATTTACCAAAAATTAGTAACTTCCAACAGACtgaatatcacttgaagtgACAACTAATATGAGTTGACTAGCTTGATGCAACAGGCAATCCTACTGTGCTAATATGGCACCAAAATTTTCTGGTAAACTTCCTTTTGGATGTAACTAATCTAGAATGGATGATCTTTAGTTGGCACAAGTCTATATGATTAAATTGGTAGTATTTGGAAACCCACAAACACCCCCTACCCCACCCCCGCaaaaggagggaaaaaaaaagcaatctGTGAAACATTAAAATGTCAAATGATCACCACTCAGTGAAGAAGCAAAACAAATATTTTGAGTCCCAAGTCAAGGAGAATGTTAGAAACATACCTGTTTCTGGCTTTTAAAGTCATTCACATCCCATATCCTCAGTGAGCCATCCTCAGAAGACGTTAAGATTGTCTCCTTAGCTTTAGGGTGCCACTCCCCACATGTCAATCCAGATATGTGACCTTTAGTATTTTTAAGATCACGTATATACATGTCCCCCTTCACAAACTCTCCCAGAGTAAGTCCATCACGATCATAAATCTGAGGCAGAAGAAGGAAATATTAGTTGAACTAGAAAGTTCTAGAGTCTCTACCAcccgagagagagagacagaatACGAAGAAGAAGAGGATCGTGAGTAACGTATACCTTAGCCTGAGCTGATCCGGTCACACAAAGAAACCGATCGGATGTAGGACTCCAACTCAAACTACGAACTTGATGACCTTCAAATGGTTCCAGCTGTCTAAAAGACTGCAAGTTTGCATTCATTCCCTGGAAGTCATACATGCGAACCGTGTAATCATAACTACCAGACAGAACTCGGGACCCTGAATGGTCCACAGCAACAGCAGCAGCAATCTGCAGCAGGGAAAAACCAAAGTacacaaaaaaaaggaggaagtcAATCACCAATTTGAGAATCAAGAATGCCGAAATTAGAAAACATATTCAACTTGCATTAATCTATTCATGTTTTAGCTTAGTAGGTCGGTATCATGCATATTTGAAACAATAAAGACAGTACGCAAAAAGAACAGGAGGAACTCAATCAccaatttgagcatcaagatgcCGAAATTGGAAAACATATTCAATTTGCATTGTTTTAACTAAGTAGCTTTGCTATCATACACATttgaaacattaaaaaaaaaaaaaaagaacaaatccGCAAGACAGTACCTTGGTATGACCCTTCAAGACAATCTCATTACTCAAAGGTATCCGATACTGATCCTCTCCCTCTTCGTCATCCTCTGAGTCCGAGTCCACTGAACCAGGCGGTGGTCTGGGAGGGCCAATCAACGGCCCATCATCGTCGTCGTTGTCGTCGTCCTCCTCTTCGTTGGCTGTCTGCGGGCGTGGCGGCCCAATCATGACATCCTCTGAATCCACCTGGTGGGGAGGTGGGCGTGGCGGTCCAATTACCACATCAGCTTGCTGACTGCTGCTCCTGATTGGGTCTACCTCGGGAGTACCATCCCgattagggttagggttagggtttttaAGGGATTGGAGCCAGGCCTTGGAGGACGAAGAGAGCGAAGGGAAGGGCTTATCATTGCTGCTTTTGCTTGTGCCTGCTGCTGAGGACGACGACGATGATGATGAAACCTTGTCATCGGTGGCGGAAGTACGGCGGGTGGAGCTGTGAATTTGCTCAAGAGGGGTATGGGATTTGGTTTGTTTACCAAACTTTAGAGGAAATTGAGCTCTAATTCCATCGTATATCTCCGATTCGTCTTCCATTTGCTTGCTTACTCTTCTTCACCCTAATTCAAACGACCCACCGCAGGAGACTACTTCCTAATCCCTTACTACAGCTCTTCATGGCGgtttttgttctcttttttattattatgattttgattttgaggaAATTTATACGGCTTCATTGCTCTTACTGCCGCCACGAATGCACTTGcatcctcggtgacatgttttctacGTCAATTCAATGCCACCAATAGTGTTGCGTCAAGTGTCatattattatttacacttgtattaaatcaaatcaagttaaattattaaaaaattaaaatataaataataacaagatatttggCACAACACTATTGATGGCATTGGATTGACATAAAAAACATGCCACCGAAGATTTCAAGTGCCACGAATGACAGGGAATAGGGACCTCGGAAATCGGCCCCACGTGGGCCGGCGCGACTTCTACTCCGCTTCTCTTTTGGGCCAAAAGTCTCTGATTTTGGGCCCATCTGTAATTCGCAGTTGGACAAAGGCGCAGCCAAGTCCCGTAGAGATTGGGGTTCGAATTTCAACCCAAACCgccctccattttttttttaaaattatttgttCTCTTGTACAAAAATATTCCTAAAATCAACTATCTTGGGATTCAAGACTTAGTGCTGTTGTGATTTGTACAATTTAGTGTGATTATTATACATACTTAGAATTGTGATATATATAGCAAGCTGAGCAGGAGAAGCCCAGGAGATCTGCCTTATCAATCCACATACACTCGAGTGATAGACTCCAGGCCCACGCCCACCTTTAATAGCCCAAACCGCAAGACTCGAATGAATGATAGACGCGGCCGCTGCAGGCAGACGAAGAACATGACGACAACTACTAACTAAAAGTCGTGTAGTTCATGAGAGATTTTCCAGATTGCAAAAGTGGGGATCATCGTCGGTAACACAGCTgggaaattttcaattttaccaAAAATGCAATCATCCACATCCTCATCAGTCATCACCCCCGTGACCCGTGAGGGGTTGGATGTATTGTGGCTATCCGCCAAAGGTGCAGTTTTGATCACGACATCTGAAACACGTAATGgtgtttttattaataataataaggaAAATCTTGTTCCAAATACTAACATACAAACTTTTTGATTTTAAGAATTTTATAGCATTTGTTTTTGTACCATTTAGATATGTAAAAATTTttaatctctttctttcttttttggatgaattCTATTAATAATTCCAAGGAAATCTTAGTAAAATAAGAGAGACATTGAACTTTAGCTCAGCGGCTCTCACCGAAGCCTTTAAGATTTGTTGAAATGAAAGGCCAAAAGTTAAATGAAATCCCGCCTCCCACCATTTGTCACTAGATGTGGCAGGCCACTTTTAATGTCTTTTAGACGGATGGGTGGTGCACTGGTCTGGGTTGATAGTCCTTGGACTTCTTCAGAACTCCTCTTACCGTAGTATCTTTTAATGTCTTCCAGACAAGTGCGTGGTGCACTGGTCTGGATCATCAGTAGTCCTTGGGTCTTTTTAGAACTCCTCTTCCCATAGTATAGAATAAGTTGTAGGTGCCCTTGACCTCCCATCATTTGTCACTAAATGTAGCAGGTCACTTTAAATGGCTTCTAGAGTGGTGCGTGGTGCACACTGGATGGGTAGGTGATTCAATCcctttcgattttttttttgaatatcgtcaagttttttttttttttcatgtaataaatgtagatctatcgtgtccgataaaaaataaaataaaataaaataagagggAAGAATCGGACAGCCGCTAGTGCAGAATCCCCCCAGATATTTTAGAGTATCTTTGCACAACATTAAATTAAAGAAGCGGAATGTTTCTCCTCCTGCCAACTCCCGAAGAGCTCCAAAATCGGCGTCAGAATCAGCGCAACGCAACGCACGCATTTACCACTCAGAATTTCTGCTCTCGGCTGTAGGCCTAGTGCTGCTACTACTACAACTGCTTCCTCTCCTTTCagctgaaattttaaaaatccgGACTTTCACTTCAAACTTTCACCCTCAGTTCCTCTGTTCTTCAAACTTTCTGCATATCTTTCTCTCTCAGCCTTGCTTCACCAGAAAGATGTGAGTGGACGCTTTTATTACTTGCTCTGGTTATGAtggctttcttgaaaatgaTTTATATATGTTAATTTCCTCTCTTCTGAATTGGAAGGGAGGGGGAGTTGAAGCCAATGAATGCGGAGCAATTGAGAGAATGCGGTCACCGGATGGTTGATTTCATAGCTGATTACTACAAGGACATTGAGAATTTCCCTGTTCTCAGCCAAGTCCAGGTTTTACCGATACTCTCGTCCTTCCTCTGTTTAACCCATTTCTCATACCCGTGGGATTTTACACATTTGACGTAGTCTTCTCCCTGGGACTAAAGTGGCTTCTTCCAAAAGGCTACTCATTTGTGAATCCTGCATGCGTTTCCGTCAAGTGTGTTTATGCCTGTACACGAGATAATGTGTTTGTTTCTATGGGGGCTAACTACTTCGAAACTTCATGACGGTAACATGCATAATGCATGCTGGGCTTAAACATTGTCTATGACTATAACTGACTATTGTATTATTTTTCCTTCTCATTGAACAACAAAAATTGGCGATTTATTGTTCAAAGAGCATATTGTACTCTGTGCGAATGATTGCTGACAGGATGTCTACTCTATTCTTCCTGTATGACTCTATGCAGCCCGGATATCTGCGTCAGCTTTTGCCAGGGTCTGCGCCGGTTCATCCTGATACTCTGGAAGATGTTCTCGATGGTGAAgtttcttcttttgttcttacaactttttttttgtggaagTGTGCCTAATGTGATTCTTAACATGGTCAGGTCCATCGTAGCGGGATTTATCATGGTTCTGGAAAACAGATCATAAGCTGTTGAAGTAAAGAAGATAAAAGTGAATTACAAGAAACTTAACACTGTGCATGATTCTTAAGAGATATCTGACTGGAGTGGGAATCGGAATTGGATCAGATAGAAACTTTTATTTGCATCCTACCATTTGCAACTAGGAATTCTCTCAAGTAACCAAACACGACCTTAGAgaataaaggaaaaatagagCAGAATTGACATTTCATCAATTGCATGGTCATTCCAAATTATCTGCACCAGCGAAAACTTATGGATCTGTCTGCATAATCTTCCTTTGAGACTAATGTACGTtaccatttttatttttgaagatATGCAGCGGAAGATATTACCAGGGGTAACCCATTGGCAAAGCCCAAATTTCTTCGCATACTATCCCTCTAATAGCAGTGTTGCAGGATTTTTAGGAGAAATGCTCAGTGCTGGGATCAATATGGTAGGCTTTAGTTGGATAACCTCTCCTGCAGCGACAGAACTAGAGATGATAGTTCTGGACTGGCTTGCCAAAGCGCTAAATCTGCCTGATGATTTCCTCTCAACGGGTATGGATTTCATTAGTTTCTTGGAGTTGGTTCTTTTACTCTACAGCTGCACTCAATTGTCTTTTCTAATCATGCCTCTGTCTAGAGAAAGAAGTAGTCCTCTTCATCCTATTTCTTCTCTTGGGCTAGAATCCAAGCTTTTCAACACCTAATGTCATGAAGCCTgaaattttagttatttttctaGATAAAGGAGTTACAAATTGGAGAATACTATCATCTGTAAAAGATATTTTCCAAGTGTTTGGTATACTAAAGTGGCTAAAAGCTTTTACTTAAAAAATGTCATTTTTCCAACAAGGTGTTATTTTCGCAAACCAATAACCCATTATTGGCAAATAAGAATTAAGAACTAAACTGAGCATGCAAGGATTCTCTTCAATCCTTTTGTTGGTTATTGAAAGGGTAAGTTACCTTTGCTTAGGTTTCATAAACATGACCTAGCCCTCTCCTGATGCTAATTTCAGCAAAAGGAttttatagtttcaaaattattgTTGTAGATGCTATAAAGCCGGCAAGTCTTTGCCGACAAAATAATTGACATTGGCTTCTTCTTCACCAGAATATACATcagaaaaaaatgtaatttcaaaaatattggGTTAATTCCTGTGTCAGGGCAATTAACTTAAGTGTGAAAGAGCACAACTTGAATATCTGAAAGAGAAGAGCTTGTGCACAAGCTCCTCTTTCTGCAGGCTTCAGGTAGGGATAAATTATTCCAAACTGCTAGCTTTGCATTTTCGTTTATTCAATTGTGAATTGTTTTTATTCTGTGAAGGCTGTTCATCTGGTATTTGCTCTTGCACATATTACTTTCTTACTGCATACTGAGGTTTCAGCTAGGTAAATTACATAATTCTTGGCCTTCTCAAATTTTTCCTGATTGAGACTTGGGTCCCAGGTCGAGGTGGTGGAGTGATACAAGGCACAGCAAGTGAAGCTGTACTAGTTGTCCTTTTAGCTGCTCGTGATAAAGTTCTTAGAAAGATTGGAAAAGATGCCATTGGAAAGCTTGTAGTTTATTCTTCTGATCAAACTCATTCAGCTTTACAAAAAGCTTGCCAGGTGAGGAGATGTGCATAATGTGTTATTATGTATCTCCCCAAATGGCTTTTCCCCATGGCAtacaaacaattttcttcttctttttaatcATCATTGTCATCGAGGGACTGCTAACACATCTGTGGTTTGTGGTAATTCACTGATGTTAGCAGTGCCAATTTTGCTGACAGGGATATGGTTTTGCCATTCTTTTATGTCATTTTAGGCTGCTTGTTGTGTTTGAGGCCTTCGTGTGTGATATTGATGGTTGTGAGTGCGTTTTATGTTTACATTTTGTGGCAGATAGCAGGAATTCATCCAGATAATTGTAGAGTGCTGAAAACGGACTCTTCAACTGATTATGCTCTCTCTCCGGAGTCACTTAGCGAAGCGATCACACATGATCTGGCAATTGGTTTAGTCCCTTTCTTCTTGTGTGCCACTGTAAGGAAGTAAAAAAGGCCTTGCTCGCAGACATTAGGATCAGTAAAATAGATGCATTCTCATTGTTGCTTTCCTGTGGTTTTTGAGTTTTATACTAATACATTACTGAAATTTATTAAGTTCTGTCATGTTTGTTCCAGTTAAGTGTTAGTGAATTGATGTTAATTTTTGTGAATAGCTTATTTTGTGTCTGCTATTTTTGTGTACTCAACTACTGTTGTTGGCTAGGATATTGTCAAGATTTTCGACAGGTCTGTCTTCTAATTTACATACATCGAATCTTTATGTCTTTCCTTCATTTCAAAAGGAGATTTGAGATATTTTGGTTAGGTGTGGAGTCGATtagtttattcactttttgtAATTTTGGCAAGCAGAAACCCTTTCTTTGCTGCATCCTTTGTGGATAAGCCTCTGTTTGTCAACagtaaagttcaaaattttgtgTAAGTTCCATTTAAGAATAAAGAATGTTATTAAGAAGAGTAAAACAGCTTAATGAAATTGGGGCTGGACTTTCGTGCTAATATATCTGTTCAACTGGATGTATCAAGCTGTCTACAACAGATATTTTGTGTTGTAAATTTGTGATAGTTTGTAATATTTTGAGCTTTAACTGAAAATTTGGACTAAAAGACCTGTATTTCCtcatataatttcattttaatGAGTATGTTTCTATCTTTTGAAGTTCTTGGTGAATTGAAGGAGCTCTTGCATGTTGCCTGCAGGTTGGTAGTACATCATCAACAGCTGTAGATCCATTGCTGGCATTAGGGAAGATTACAAAGGTAACCTACTGAGACTGAGGGGATGTATCTACTCCAATATGTGCTGAGAGAATGTCAAATATATTcctgattggtgaagttatcatatgcttctttcttttccttttgtcttTCCTATTTTCTCAAATAATGCATTTGGCAATATTTCAGCATTTATGTGTAGCTTATTACTTACATGCTTTTTTTAACTGAttatttctatctcaaacaaaTCCTTTGAAGGAGGTGATCTATTTGTAAAAGGTAGATGAGCCCATTGCTTATGGATTGATGTAttctttgaaaagttttttcttgaaattggaATCAGGTACCGAATCAATGTTAATGCTTTTTTAAGTGTCTACAATCAAACACTTTCTGGTGATCATCTTTCAATTTAAACACAAAATGCTTTTTGAAACTCTAGCTAACAGGATGAGAATCTCTACATTTGAATGGTCTTCATTAAACCCTACTAATTTAGTATATGCATGTAATACCTATCTCATTAAATTAATGAGATTTATGTACGATGTATTTACAGAGTAATGGAATTTGGTTTCATGTGGATGCTGCCTATGCTGGCAGCTCATGTGTTTGTCCAGAACTACGCCACTACATTGATGGCGTTGAGGAAGCTGACTCATTCAATATGAATGCACATAAGTGGTTCTTGACTAACTTTGATTGCTCAATACTTTGGGTTAAGGTATGCTGTTGTGTTAACATCTCTAAGCTATGTTATTTCTATCCTAGCAGTACAATAATGTCCCATCTTATTTTCTTGGGGTATCTATTTTGGTTCATGTTGTAGAACTTAttgcaaaaaggaaaatttttcacTGGCTTATCTCATTCTTCTTTTTACAGGACCGAAGTGCTCTAATTCAATCACTCTCAACGAACCCTGAGTTTCTCAAAAATAATGTGAGAACCTGCACTTTGTACTAAGGGGAATCTCTAAAAGGAAACGGTAAAAAGACCTTTATATTGATGAGGGTCTGAATATTTAAGCCTCTGTACACAAACAAACACATACAAATAATATAGCATACAT is drawn from Coffea arabica cultivar ET-39 chromosome 1c, Coffea Arabica ET-39 HiFi, whole genome shotgun sequence and contains these coding sequences:
- the LOC113714390 gene encoding uncharacterized protein is translated as MEDESEIYDGIRAQFPLKFGKQTKSHTPLEQIHSSTRRTSATDDKVSSSSSSSSAAGTSKSSNDKPFPSLSSSSKAWLQSLKNPNPNPNRDGTPEVDPIRSSSQQADVVIGPPRPPPHQVDSEDVMIGPPRPQTANEEEDDDNDDDDGPLIGPPRPPPGSVDSDSEDDEEGEDQYRIPLSNEIVLKGHTKIAAAVAVDHSGSRVLSGSYDYTVRMYDFQGMNANLQSFRQLEPFEGHQVRSLSWSPTSDRFLCVTGSAQAKIYDRDGLTLGEFVKGDMYIRDLKNTKGHISGLTCGEWHPKAKETILTSSEDGSLRIWDVNDFKSQKQVIKPKLSRPGRVPVTTCAWDREGKCIAGGIGDGSIQIWNIKPGWGSRPDIHVPHGHSDEITGINFSSDGRILLSRSFDGSLKVWDLRHVKEPLRVFDDLPNHYAQTNIAFSPDEQLFLTGTSVERDSTTGGLLCFYDRVKLELVSRVGISPTCSVVQCAWHPRLNQVFATAGDKHQGGTHILYDPTISQRGALVCVARAPRKKSVDDFQIEPVIHNPHALPLFRDQPSRKRQREKILKDPLKSHKPELPITGPGHGGRVGSTKGSLLTQYLLKQGGLIKETWMEEDPREAILKYADVAEKDPKFIAPAYAQTQPAPVFAKSDSEEEDK
- the LOC113714399 gene encoding phenylacetaldehyde synthase-like, which encodes MEGELKPMNAEQLRECGHRMVDFIADYYKDIENFPVLSQVQPGYLRQLLPGSAPVHPDTLEDVLDDMQRKILPGVTHWQSPNFFAYYPSNSSVAGFLGEMLSAGINMVGFSWITSPAATELEMIVLDWLAKALNLPDDFLSTGRGGGVIQGTASEAVLVVLLAARDKVLRKIGKDAIGKLVVYSSDQTHSALQKACQIAGIHPDNCRVLKTDSSTDYALSPESLSEAITHDLAIGLVPFFLCATVGSTSSTAVDPLLALGKITKSNGIWFHVDAAYAGSSCVCPELRHYIDGVEEADSFNMNAHKWFLTNFDCSILWVKDRSALIQSLSTNPEFLKNNASEKNVVVDYKDWQIPLGRRFRSLKLWMVLRLYGLENLQAYIRNHIKLARDFEELVAQDSRFEIVAPRKFSLVCFRLLSPQSDEDCANKLNRDLLDAANSTGKIYISHTVLSNKYTLRFAVGAPLTEERHVVDAWKVLQVEASNLLRTL